The following nucleotide sequence is from Salvelinus sp. IW2-2015 linkage group LG26, ASM291031v2, whole genome shotgun sequence.
ttgtcacatgcSCCRAAYacaacaggtgtagaccttaccgtgaaatgcttacttacaagtccttaaccaacagtgcagttcatgaAAGAGTGacgaaaatatttaccaaataaactaaagttaaaaataataacaaagggGGCCTCCCGGCCACCAGAGGCTCTGGGTTYgcgcccaggctctgtcgcagccgggaggtccgtggggcgacgcacaattggcctagcgtcgtccgggttagggagggtttggccggtagggatatccttgtctcatcgcgcaccagcgactcctgtggcgggccgggcgcagtgcgtgctaaccaagggagccaggtgcacggtgtttcctccgacgcattggtatggctggcttccgggttggctctcccgagcccgtacgggagttgtagcgatgagacaagatagtaattactagcaattggataccacgaaaattggggagaaaagggggtaaaattaaaaaatatatatataataataataacaagtaACGCAATGTATATAGTCCgttggccattttattaattgttcagcagtcttatggcttgggggtagaagctgttaaggagccttttggtcctagacttggcgctccggtaccgcttgccatgcggtagcagagagaacagtcttatgacttcggtgactggagtctttgacaatttttggggctttcctctgacaccgcctagtatataggtcctggatggcaggaatcttggccccagtgatgtactgggccgtacgcactaccctctgcagcaccttatggtcagatgcagagagcagttgccataccaggcggtgctGTTACATAAACTCTAATGCTAGAGCACTAGATACTTTTCAGCCTCTGACTGGGTAGACTCTAGGTTGCACAGTGTCACCTGAAATCCTGTATTCCTTTTACTTTCCACTAACAGAGTTCCTGGAGAGTATTGCTGTGATCTACCAGGACCTGCTGTCAGGGAAAAGCCCCAACACTGTGATCGTCCCAACCTCTACCTCAGTGGAACAGCTCCCCCAGGTGGCCACAGAGGAAACTGAGGCCCAGGAAGGAGTGGACTCCTCTGTCTTTGGAGAGTGCATCGAGGTGCTTTGTGAAAGGTTCAAACACAAGTAAGAAATAGTTCCACGATTACAATACATCTAAATAAATATTGTGACTAGCCTACAATGACAATATGAACAAACATTCAATGATTCTCAGGTAACACCAGCACTCGGGAGAAGATTATACGGGGGGTCAAATTAAGTTGTATTGAACCAATAGGGTACATATCTCCTGATTAAAGATGCTCTATGTTGAAattgctccaccatttcctggttgctaaaattcaaatagtttgcctaatatcagtttatgtgacaaaacaagcaagtatagtgtagagaatcattgtaccatctaaacagcttttaaatatatttttccaaacccaaaaatgttgtaatttcagctgtttgaagctggtgtacaaaaccgaaagtaaaggACGCAAAAACTAAGCTTAAAAACAGGAAGTATAGAAATAGTGcccatagaacagatctactgcatcttagacttgctttcaatgggaatgacagatctataacacacatttctatgtgaatttggtcaggtcaccgaaaaagttacatattgccgcTTCAAGTTAGAGTGATTTATTGATCTTGTGTGTTTCTCCATAGCCATCCTTCTACATCTGCCATTAGAGAGGTTCTGGAGCTAACACAGAGAGTGACATTctatggctttgtgatggctctGGTCAGACATGAGGGCGTCAACCAGGACATTGGTGAGAACTAGCCTACTGTGTTGTTATCTATTGATAAACAAAGACTATTGTTCCAATAATGAAATAGAACTACAATGCATTACAATAAATGTTCCCTACTAGGCTTTTCATTTAATCACTGTTTATCTAGTGTTTATAATTGTGAGTTGACCTTGCTAGGTGCCCTACCAAACAAGTCAGAGCTTCTCATTGACCCTGAGATGGACCAGGAAGTGGAGAAACTGTGAGTAAACTGGAGCACATAATGTACCATAATCAAAACCTAAATTTGCCCATGTTTCTACTCCACTGTTAAAAATGGCTAATAGATCATGTTGCATGCCTTCATTGCCTTGACTATGAACCTTCAGTCACCCTCTGGTTGGAAGCTCAGTCAGTTCCGTAGTActgtgtgtcctctcctctcaacaGGATTAAATAGTATTATATCGTAATGTGTTATTATATCTCTATGCTCTCTACAGCATTGCCCAGATCGCTATCAGTCCTACgtccaacagcagcagcagtgtaccAGGACACAAGGAGCCCCCTAGGAAGGCCTCCCCACGCAAGTCCCTTCACCACCGCAAGAGGATCGAGATGGAGAGTGACGGATCCACCGAGGAGACAGACTCCTCAGAGAACTGAGCCTGGACTGAGGCTGACCTCCCAATGGCCCTTGGTCTCCCATTAACACACTTGTACACCCACTGACGGACTAAACTTGTCATTAACCCTGTTACAGCTATAGTGTCTGTGTTACAACTGTGTACTCTAGGCGAATTTCTGTAGAACTGTTATATATTTAGTACTATGAGAACCTGTCTGATGATTGCATTCCCTGTCTGAAAAGTGTGAAAGTTTTATTTTACAATAACGTCTCTTCAGGTTGGAGCTGTAATTCAGTGTTCCCTATCTGGTAACACGCATTCTTTCATGTAGTTATTTATGGTGTGATATATCTGTATGTAATTTATGATTACCAACCCTGTATCAACTAATATAAAGATTGTTGATGGGTGTCACAATGTCGCCCATGGCAATAATGTCTCACTGCATGGCCAGGAAGATTTTTACACCTCAGGTTACCTCTTAGAGGGTTGTTTAGAGATGGAATCATCAAGAAAAATATAAATCAGTAAGTTCAGAGAGGATGTAAACACCTTCACATTTAATGACAAGAATTGACatcctgtgttttttttctctacatTGTTTTGTTTGACATTGATATCATGCAATACACACTGGGTTTGATCAAACTTACTGTAGGACATTTCATTTACAAACAGCATATTTATATTGTACAGGTATTACATCTGTCCCACAGTGCCAGGATAACCTTCTCAAATAAAAAGGAAATACataatgtatacagtaatcaCAATAATTAGAAAATAGGCACTACTTGTGGTttgaaaacatgattttagaacACATGCCTTCTGGGTGACTTTTAAAGTGGAAAGACCACAGTGATTCCAAGATCATATTTATTAAAGTGTTTTCCTTATACAGTAATCCCACCTTACAATTTGGGCCAAAAATATTGTTTCCAAGTTACAGTAGGAGTATGGGCTCTATTAAATCATATCCGCTTTGGCCGACATCCGCATTGCAGTTGTTTTGGaggtgtcagaggtggaactgtgCTAAGAGCTGTCAAATCTACAagcctaaagcggacattgccattggctgtaCGGAGTCACATGaataagagaaaaagaaaagtgaATTCACCTTTTTGGTATTGGAAGATAGATGACAGGCCCTAGTCAAAGTTCATTGGTGAGAATGATGAACTGGACTTCATTTAAAACCTGTTATGATGTGATGGGGACCATTAATCCATTAATACACTTTCCCATCCAACATACATACTAACTGATTCTGAAATCAAACACAGTGTGATTTTAAAAACAGTCCagggacacatacagacagattGAAATCActgcctctctgtcttcctctgtacAAAGACAAGGTTTCCAGGTGACTTGATATAGTGATCTCATATCATTTGGAATTGCTCGTAAAGCCACACatatagaaacatattctatCTTGATTTTGAGTGTGATATTAAATTAGATCTGAAATCTGTAACTACTTTTGGGAATTTCTGTACTGTAGTGCCGGTCCTTACATTTGGCTGCACACGTTACATTTTAAAAGTACTGTATTTTTGGCCAATTACCTTTTTTTTAAAAGAAAGATACATGTATGCTCTTTTGGATAGGATTGGTAATGCTTTAGTTTGGGTATTTCTGTAGACATGTTTGTGCTGTGGAAACATGACAGTGAATAGGAAGCCGCACCAAGTAGACCTGTGTGACAGATCAATATTACTAAAAGCCTTACCATTCAATGCAGTAATCCACCATGCGAGTTGTTTCATCATGACACAACATTGGAGAAATGTACTATAGCGAGAAGAAAGCTACTCAATGAAGATGTCCTCTGTCGGGCATGAGTAGCCCACCGTTTCCTTGTAGTACAGCTGGAAAGCTTTCCTATAGGTAGGAACAACGCAAGAGAGGTTAGGTACAAATAGTGAGCAGTAGTTTGTGAATGGAAAGATGTATCATTATAAACAGTATGATGTTCATAATCATTAGCATATTTGGATAGTAAAGAAGAGATGAGtggcagagagaaaggaggagagagaaacgtTAGAGAGCTTACCCAACCGACTGAGCCAGAGGCATCATGGAGTCGTCTGACATAAACACATGGCAAGCAAACCTCTGGTGATCAGGATGTTTGGTGATGAATCCAAAATACCTGGAATCAATGGGAGAGGCGTGGTACAACATGCTCCAGATACAGTAGCTGCTACTTGCTAGTCTTTTTGCCCTTGAGATACAGCTCTTGAAGTTTCGTTAAATAAgttgcccactgggcacagacgtcagttttgatttacatttggttgagtggtCAACGGACATGGATTCAACATGGAATCAACAAAAAACTGGAAccgtgtcattggatttaggttcaaagtttaAAGTGAAAAAGACGAAATTCCCTTTCATTGATGACtgtgcaaatccaatcagtttcccacgttgattcaacgtcatcacctaatttttgggggggttgaaatgacatggaaagtTGATTGAACCAGTTTTTGCCAAGTGGGTGAGGTGGCCATCGATCTGATTTGGTATTTACAGGCCTGTAGCCTGGAGTTGAATGACTTCCTTAGTTAAGTATGTGTCATTTACTCACTTGTTATGTTTTGGGTGACAGCCGCAAAAGGAGATGTTCTTAAGCTGGAAAAAGTGAAAGCACTTATCCCCCTGTGAAaatatacatagagatgagagatCGTCACGGTGAGTTCCTGCACTAGCATGTGATGTCATAGAATTAGAGAGTACTTATAGAATGTGCtagttctatttctatgggtacaGTGGCTGTTGGGCCTGAGTGGGTGCATTATACTAGCGTAGCCTGGGTTCCAGTCTGTTTCCGCTCATGTTTGCCATGGCAATTCAATAAAGAGTtgtcaagagagcagaaacagactgactCTCAGgccacaccacaccatacaccaCACCTCGGTAAGAACAGAACATAATGTTAGGCTCAGACCCTATGGTCTGTGTCTGAGAGTTTACTCATACAGTAAGCCAGTCCAATGGGACACACTGGTGGAACCACGAGTGAGGAGGATTAAAAAGTCTTAAGACTAAGTGGTCATTATGCAAGAGGGGTTATGTCACCGACCACAGGACCACAGTATCCCAGGAGGGAAATGTCCACCCTGCTAAAGGACTGCTGCTTTCCACCCAAGACTGTTTTGAAAAGATCTAGTCACACTTAACCTTGTCTTGAACCTTGTTTGAACCCTGTTTTGAAAAGGTCTAGTTATACTGTATTTTCCATGCCTACAGAAATACTCCAGACTTGTATTTTCCAATGTATGACAAACGTATGAGGGACTAGGACTAATGTATGACTACAAATTACTTACAGGATTAACTTTGGTCTGACTGGAACATTCCTTATCACAACATGTGTCTAGCTAATCGAAATGAAAAATGTGTATTTACATGGGCCTTGAACACTGATGCATAAACTAATAACAGTGAGGCATTGTGAACACAGATATCAATAAAAAGGGCATTTCAGTGTATAAGAGAGGACATACTCTTTCCGAGGTCCTACATTCATCTTGCACAATGATTTTCACCCCCTTCATGTTGATTTCCAGAATACATGCAGAGGGAGGCTGCATAGTCATCCGGCGGTTGTTAGCAATCTGTTGACGAACACAATAGCGCAGCTTGATTGTTTACATGTGCACGCCAGCATATCCACTCAGGTTTTAAATAAGCCAATCCGTTCTCAGACTTTGCTGTAAGTACAATAGGCTGCCTAATCACGTTCTGTCTGTATTGTTCTTCCAATTGAGGATTGTGAAATTATGGTTGAGATTACAAaccccaacacaccaccaggGGGGCGGATACTGTACCTTTTGCATAGCAGCACAAAGCACATCGTTGCCTTTGTGGTAGGGTACGTTAACAGAACCCAGGAACTTCACTCGGAACCTGTCTACCCAGTCCTCTTTGTCATCTAACGGAGATAGGGTAAGACAAAGGCAAGGGCAAAGACACACTTAGAGTTCTATTTGTCAGCATATTATGCATTAGAGGTTCATTCAGAGCCAAATCAGGCTATTTAAAGATCCTATCCATCCTATACTGTTTGTGCTCTCTTGCCAAAATGCCAACTCCTATGTGCAAACATATTTGGCATGACAATAAGggacaaggagttggcaagagggCACAGACTTGCACTCAGGCTAATGAACTGAATGCATTTCATAGAACGTCTATATTGATCCTATAACCAAACACTGATGCCCAAAGTGTATTGATGACAGTACCTTTGCTGTGTCCAAAGCCTGTCTAATG
It contains:
- the cstpp1 gene encoding centriolar satellite-associated tubulin polyglutamylase complex regulator 1, which encodes MCTKMNPDRFNPTLSVDEYLAESNVLFYLNDAVTQLLEHKEEYTQFGIVRYFAEYFSSVKNGNHVLFREFGYIKATAHNRASFIRVLWRCFRQIGKNGDLLAMLEYSSLLQLLCPDFPVEMVQHAARIVLMDDAMDCLMSFSDFLFSFQIQFYFEEFLESIAVIYQDLLSGKSPNTVIVPTSTSVEQLPQVATEETEAQEGVDSSVFGECIEVLCERFKHNHPSTSAIREVLELTQRVTFYGFVMALVRHEGVNQDIGALPNKSELLIDPEMDQEVEKLIAQIAISPTSNSSSSVPGHKEPPRKASPRKSLHHRKRIEMESDGSTEETDSSEN